From Nitrospira sp., a single genomic window includes:
- a CDS encoding biopolymer transporter ExbD, with protein sequence MERNIDQINVIPLVDVMLVLLVIVLTTATFISTGQIPVNLAKAKEVSDRKDVPIVISLTADGSLFLNDSPVPDGSLPAVLSSQPRESAVVVRADKVTLLEKFVSLVDEIRGLGFQQVSLEVIRL encoded by the coding sequence ATGGAACGGAACATTGATCAGATCAACGTGATCCCGCTCGTGGACGTGATGTTGGTCTTGCTCGTCATTGTCTTGACGACCGCCACCTTCATCAGCACGGGACAAATTCCCGTCAACCTGGCCAAGGCCAAGGAGGTGAGCGATCGGAAGGATGTTCCCATCGTGATTTCCTTGACGGCTGATGGAAGTCTATTCCTAAATGACTCTCCGGTCCCCGATGGAAGCCTTCCCGCTGTTCTCAGCTCTCAGCCGCGTGAATCGGCGGTGGTCGTGCGAGCCGACAAAGTCACGCTGCTCGAGAAATTTGTGTCCCTCGTCGACGAGATTCGCGGCTTAGGATTTCAGCAAGTCAGTCTGGAGGTCATCCGCCTGTGA